In Eubalaena glacialis isolate mEubGla1 chromosome 4, mEubGla1.1.hap2.+ XY, whole genome shotgun sequence, the genomic window ATCTTTCTGCCCATTTTGTACCCATAGTGGCTCTGTAGGAAATGCTCTGGGCTGTGTTTTGTACCTGTGTGTGGATGCCTTTGCAGGCATCTAGGATTGGGAAAACCCAGGCTTTTGTGGGTATAAGGGCAGGGTGGAATCTGTATCTTGGCTCGGTGCTCCCAGCTGAGGATGCTGATTCCTTCTGTCACAAGGATGGGCTGGGTCTGTTGAAGTTTGATTGCAACCCTAGGGAATATCACTCCCCAGCGGCCTTCTGATTCCCCAGACTGCCTTCTTTGTGTCTCTTCCGGCTTAAGGCTCTGCGGCCACAGTCCTCGTCCTCAAGAGACATAGGTCCAGCACCATGAAGGGCTTCCTCTTTGCTGGTATCATCGTCATGCTCACGGTTGCAGCTGTAGGTGAGGGAAACCACATGGCCCCCTTTTGGAATGAAGACCCCTTTTTCCACCTCACCACGGTCTTCTCACTCTTGGTGCCCTGGGATCCCCTCATGTGACCTCTCATGTCAAGGTGTGGGCAGTGGAGGCTATGAGACCTCTCTGTGCACACTGCCCCCTGTGGTACCACTCAGTGCTGTGGGTCAAGGTTGGGTCTTCCCACTGGGGAATGGTGGACAGTGGGGATAAACTTAATGGGGGTGGCTCCACCTCACAGCTTAAAGTTTGGGGGACCCCCAGAGGGAAGGGATGCCATCTTGGCTATTCTTTTACCCTGAGGTGAGTGCAGTGCTTTGGCCAGAGCACACTCTATAAATGTCTCCTGAATGCTGACGATGCCGAACATCTTGTCTTCCCAGAATCCTTGAGTTGTGTGCAGTGTAATTCGTTGACAGACTCCTGTGTTGACAGAAATGCCATTGAGTGTCCCGCAAATGCCGGTATCAGCTGTACCACTTTCTTGACGAACTTTTCTCTAGGTGAGCCTGGGGGATGCTCATCATTCCCATTTCTGGAACTTGCACAGGGCAGGTGCTGGAGGGGTTGGCCAGGAAAGCAAGGCTAAGGCTGTGCTGTGCAAGGAGAGAGGGGGTCATGCAGGCACCTGTCAGGAGGAGCAGCATGCAGGAGTCAGTAACAGTGGTAGAGCCAAGCACGCAGACAAGCCCTTTGCCTCCTTGGATTTGCTGCCCCTGACTCAAACTTCATCCTAGACCTGTATCAGTGAACGTGAGAAGCAGGGGCAGCTCTTAGCTAAATTACAAAGCAGGCAATTTGCTCtaggtgttttcatttttccattttctgcccccctttccctcttctcAGTGTTCCTTCCTGTTCCAGGTCCAACATATTTTCACTCAGACTTCCTTCCAGGGTGTTCTGCTGGCATGATTGTTACCTCTCTCTCAGAGCATTTTGACttattttacactttttattatggacatttcaaacatacacaaaagcagGAAGAAGACTATAATGAACTGCCATGTAACCACCATCCTGTGTCAACAAttaacattttgctattttttccccatagtattttatttttatttttaaaatttttattgaaatatagttgatttacaatgttgtgttagtttcaggtgtacagcaaagtgattcacacacagacacacacagacacacatatatatgaattcttttccattttaggaaaatggattcttttccattataggttattacaagatattgagtatgttccctgtgctatacagtaggttattgttggttatttattttagatacagtagtgtgtatattttaatcccaaactcctaatttaccctctccccataatattttaaagcaaacctAGATAGCATGTTATTTCCCCTATAAACACTTCACTATTCATCTCTGATAAgaactttttccccctttttatatAACTACAATACAATTATCACATCTAAGAAAATtagctataatttaaaaatttcttgtaaTACCCAGGCCACCTTAAAAATGTTCCAAGTGTTTCAAAGATGTATTATAGTAGATGCATTGGAATTTGGATCCAAACAAAATCCTCACATTGCATTTTGCTGTTAGGTCTATTGTGTCTAATTTgtttaataataactaatatcaCTTTCTTTGCTCAATCCCATTGATTTGTTGGAGAAATGGGGCCATTTATCCTGTAGCTGTTTTATATTCTGGCTTTGTTTGATTGCTTATTTGTGATGTCATTTCACTTGTTCCCCTACTCCTGGTATTTCCTGTAAACTGCACTCATGCTGTTCAGTAGAACTTTCTTCAGTGATGTTAATGTCTATGTCAATGCTGTCCTATATggtagccacatgtagctattggTCACTTGAAATATGGTTAGTGTGACTGAGGACTGATTTGTAGGTGGCCACATAGAGCTagggctaccatattggatagctCTGGTCTAGAAGCTTGATTAACTTTAGGTTCAACATCGTGTTGCACATAGACCCATCACATCTACTTGGCTATATTTAGAGAGGCTAAGACTGTTCAGTGGGCTCTGGGTGTGTCAGCCTGAACCACCCACTTCTAAGCTCCCCATCAGCCTTTCACCTGGAATTTAAGCTGCATCTCTGATAATCTCCTGCTAAACAAAGGAACTACCTCACGgagaaggatttttctttttgcaggAAACCCTCTCCAGTGTCCCCCAAACTGCATTGAGTTGAGGGTGTGTTTTCTGCCCTTGCCTAAAGCAGTTGCTCTTCAGGACCTTTGCCCTCCCTGAACACTCTGTACCCAGGACTGACAGTCTGTGTTTGCCTTTGTGTAGGAGAAAACATCCCATTGTACGAGGATAAGGCCTGCTCTGCGGATAATTGCAGCGAGGCCGTGGTTGAGACCTTCACAGTCCACGTATCTGCTAATGAAAGCTTCCATTTTGCAAGCCAGTGTTGCCAAGGAAAGGCGTGCAATGACACCAATGACACcataggtgggtgctggccacatCCTTCCTCTGTCCTCCCAGCTCCGTCCCTTCCTTCACCACCTATGGTTCTCACTCTTGCGTGGACATCTTAAGTCTAGGCACTTCAGTGCATATTTGGGTAACATTAACAGCTAACATACAACTACTTGAGAAACAAATGAGGAAAACCAGCGCTACTACCATGATTTCCTCTTTCTCAGTaaagacagaaatcacagcacTCCGAGATGTGTGGGAGGGTACTAGATGCTCATTAGTAGCTTTCAAATTGTGTGGCCTCAGGACCTCTTTCAAGACTCTaagtcttaaaaattattgaggactccAAATAACGTTTGTTTCTGTGGactatatctatcaatatttactgtattaaaaataaggctaagaaatttaaaaaatatttattagttcactaaaaaataataaacctcaTTACTTGTTAccattaataactttttttttacatagaaataactattttccaaaacaaaaaatatttagtggGAAGAATAGCATTGCTCCATGTTTTCTCAAAGCTCCTTAATTTCTGGTTTAATAGAATACAGCTGTTTTCTCAGATTTGCTTGTTCTCTTAGTCTGTTGCAATCTCACATGccatgtagcctctggaaaactccattgtattttcatgagagaaagagagtaaaagaagcaaagaacatCTAAGTATTATCATGAAAATGATTTTGACCTAGTGGACTCCCTGAACGGGTCTCAGGGATCCCCAGGAGTCCCTGGACCACCATTTGAGAACTGTTGGCTTAGATCAAAGCCTTCTTTttgaagaggagaaaatgtgGCCATAGTCATAGAGCATGGTTCATTAATAGCAGAGCTGAGtctcaatataatttttttttttttatccaagtCACAATGTTAAATAAAGGCCTGTGTGCATTTGTTCAGAGCTAGATTTAGTAATAGTCACACACCTGTTGGCTAATGTTCAGAATAGCTGGCTACTGTTGACATTAGCTATAGATTGGTTTTAGCTCAGAATCTTACCTTTCCCTCCTCATCCCAACACCCTCACTGACCACAGTTCTTGAAGACTGGATGGTCTGTAAGGGCAGGTCTGTGAGGTTGTGTGCTGTAAATATTTTGGTGGGACACGGGGATGGGATGACTGGTATTTTTATGGCAGGATCTGAGATTCCTGAGCATGCAGAGAGACCCTGAGAGGTCTCTCTGGCTAGCGTCTTTGTCTGCCTTTCTCCTTCCACCCAAGGCAGTACCGTGATATTTGTGATAACACTGTTCTGAGTTAATGACTCTTACTCTACCCAGATCCCCCACAGGAAGAGGTGTCCAGCAACACAGAGTGCCTTGCATGTTatggatctaatgaaacttcctGTAACGGGACAACCCGGaaatgttataaagaagaaagatGTGTCAATCTAACCGCAGAATTTAAGAATGGTA contains:
- the LYPD8 gene encoding ly6/PLAUR domain-containing protein 8: MKGFLFAGIIVMLTVAAVESLSCVQCNSLTDSCVDRNAIECPANAGISCTTFLTNFSLGENIPLYEDKACSADNCSEAVVETFTVHVSANESFHFASQCCQGKACNDTNDTIDPPQEEVSSNTECLACYGSNETSCNGTTRKCYKEERCVNLTAEFKNEMKLVLKGCSKVSNSACEFLATENRTVGRVTFLKFQCGDSSDASSTPTPTTSTPCDIGSKVFFTPMTLASLLLLGLLL